A window of the Methyloprofundus sp. genome harbors these coding sequences:
- a CDS encoding phosphatidylserine decarboxylase translates to MTFKESLTTLPQYILPHHPLSRLMRQLTHSENKTWKNFFITQIASHYGVNMDEAIDSDINAYPSFNHFFTRELKAGVRTIANNTGDIACPADGAVSQAGDITDGDIIQAKGKSYTATDLLGGDAERAAPFNNGKFTTIYLSPKDYHRLHMPLDGTLKEMTHVPGRLFSVNAATANSVPRLFARNERVVAIFDTEIGPMALVLVGAIFVASIETVWHGEVTPPTATEVQTWQYDDDAPQLKRGEEMGRFNMGSTIIVLYGKDVMNWEEAFVPGEKVQLGEKIGQVS, encoded by the coding sequence ATGACTTTTAAAGAAAGCTTAACTACCCTTCCGCAATACATACTTCCGCATCACCCTTTATCCAGACTCATGCGCCAATTGACGCACAGTGAGAACAAAACTTGGAAAAATTTCTTTATCACCCAAATTGCCAGTCATTATGGTGTGAATATGGATGAAGCGATTGATTCTGATATTAATGCCTACCCCAGTTTTAACCATTTTTTTACCCGCGAGTTAAAAGCAGGCGTGCGTACTATTGCCAATAATACTGGTGATATTGCCTGTCCTGCTGATGGCGCAGTCAGTCAAGCAGGTGATATTACCGATGGCGACATTATCCAAGCAAAAGGTAAAAGCTATACGGCCACCGATTTATTAGGCGGTGATGCCGAGCGTGCTGCTCCCTTTAACAATGGTAAATTCACCACTATTTATTTATCCCCCAAGGATTACCATCGTTTGCACATGCCTTTAGATGGCACTTTAAAAGAAATGACCCATGTGCCAGGACGTTTATTTAGTGTTAATGCAGCAACCGCCAATTCAGTCCCGCGTTTATTTGCACGCAATGAACGTGTAGTGGCTATTTTTGATACTGAAATTGGACCTATGGCTTTAGTCTTGGTCGGTGCTATTTTTGTTGCCAGCATTGAAACTGTTTGGCATGGCGAAGTCACGCCACCAACAGCGACAGAGGTACAAACTTGGCAATATGACGATGATGCACCGCAATTAAAACGCGGTGAAGAAATGGGTCGCTTTAATATGGGGTCTACTATTATTGTTTTATACGGTAAAGATGTAATGAACTGGGAAGAAGCTTTTGTACCAGGTGAAAAAGTGCAGTTGGGGGAGAAGATTGGGCAAGTTTCCTAA
- a CDS encoding pyruvate dehydrogenase E2 component (dihydrolipoamide acetyltransferase): MTIQRFQVIMPQLGANDDEAQIIEWLVKPGQEISKGQALVTLETSKATYDVESEENGYFWPIANTGETRPVQDVIGLILSENNTKIAEEDIKFFSLPQKPATEELASTLGTPQLTVKARKLLEEHKIDLAILPTDRIIRTTDIQDLIADKQITIVKPVPDALRRVVIYGASQGGLTVAECLHYMGNYEVIAFLDDTPEIIGNTFAGYPVWSGKDIELCASRNIGALITHIANRDFRVKLVNIADTAGLYLMNVIHPSAIVANSVNLGVGNLIKAGAILDTEVIIGNCCIIDNGVIIPHHVHLGNAVHLAPGVSMGGGCTIGDRTLIGVGASISSRINIGSNVIVSSGSTVVRDVPPNVILAGNPAKIIGQRP; the protein is encoded by the coding sequence ATGACTATCCAACGATTTCAAGTCATCATGCCTCAGCTCGGTGCAAATGATGATGAGGCTCAAATTATTGAATGGTTAGTAAAGCCTGGGCAAGAAATAAGCAAAGGACAAGCTCTCGTTACACTGGAAACCAGTAAGGCGACATATGATGTTGAAAGTGAAGAGAACGGCTACTTTTGGCCCATTGCAAACACTGGAGAAACACGTCCAGTCCAGGATGTTATAGGCCTGATATTAAGTGAAAACAATACAAAAATAGCTGAGGAGGATATTAAGTTTTTTAGTTTACCTCAAAAACCTGCAACAGAGGAGCTTGCCTCTACCCTGGGCACTCCCCAGTTAACAGTTAAGGCTCGTAAACTACTGGAAGAACATAAAATTGACCTTGCTATTTTACCAACCGACCGAATCATTCGTACCACTGATATTCAAGATTTAATCGCAGATAAGCAAATAACAATAGTAAAACCAGTGCCTGATGCTTTACGCAGAGTTGTTATTTATGGCGCCTCACAAGGCGGTCTTACAGTAGCCGAATGTCTTCATTATATGGGAAATTACGAGGTCATCGCATTTCTGGATGACACACCCGAAATAATAGGCAATACCTTTGCAGGTTATCCCGTATGGTCAGGTAAAGACATTGAGCTATGCGCATCCCGCAATATAGGAGCGCTTATTACGCATATTGCAAATCGTGATTTTCGCGTAAAACTGGTTAATATTGCAGACACTGCAGGCTTATACTTGATGAATGTTATTCACCCCTCTGCCATAGTTGCCAACTCAGTTAATCTGGGCGTTGGCAACCTAATCAAAGCTGGCGCAATTCTGGATACTGAAGTCATCATAGGTAACTGCTGCATCATCGACAATGGGGTCATTATTCCTCACCACGTTCATTTGGGCAATGCTGTACACCTTGCTCCTGGAGTCTCCATGGGCGGAGGTTGCACCATCGGAGATCGCACTCTAATTGGCGTTGGGGCAAGCATTTCATCACGTATAAATATAGGCAGTAATGTTATCGTAAGCTCTGGTTCTACTGTTGTTCGTGATGTTCCGCCCAATGTCATTCTAGCTGGCAATCCTGCCAAAATCATCGGTCAAAGACCCTAA
- a CDS encoding antitoxin ChpS (type II toxin-antitoxin system antitoxin), which translates to MELNITQVAIRQSEGANIISIPKVMLKTLALETGASLDLSIEDNKIILTPVKESLTLKEVLDGSPKSALALSDEDKLWLNNTNPSK; encoded by the coding sequence GTGGAGCTAAATATAACGCAAGTTGCAATAAGACAGTCTGAAGGGGCTAATATTATTAGTATCCCCAAAGTAATGCTGAAAACCTTGGCATTAGAAACGGGCGCATCACTAGACTTGTCCATTGAAGACAATAAAATAATATTAACGCCTGTCAAAGAAAGCTTAACATTAAAAGAAGTTTTAGATGGCAGCCCAAAATCTGCACTTGCCCTATCTGATGAAGATAAACTTTGGTTAAATAATACCAATCCCAGTAAATAA
- a CDS encoding antitoxin, BrnT family (type II toxin-antitoxin system antitoxin), with protein MKEHYDFSKMKGKKNPYLKYLKQPVTMRIDCDSVEYFKSLTEETGIPYQTLINLYLRDCAIHHRKLQMQWSSQT; from the coding sequence ATGAAAGAGCATTATGACTTTTCTAAAATGAAAGGAAAGAAAAACCCTTACCTTAAGTACCTTAAACAGCCAGTCACTATGCGAATTGATTGTGATTCGGTTGAATATTTTAAATCATTAACCGAAGAAACAGGCATTCCCTATCAGACCCTTATTAATCTGTATTTACGCGATTGTGCGATCCATCACCGTAAATTACAAATGCAATGGTCATCACAAACCTAA
- a CDS encoding glutamyl-tRNA synthetase: MSIKTRFAPSPTGYLHVGGARTALFSWLHAKKNNGSFVLRIEDTDLERSTQESVDAILEGMQWLGLDYDEGPYYQTQRFARYKEIIQQLLEQGDAYYCYCSKEELEALREQQMANKEKPRYNGKCREHAEAIDGVNPVIRFRNPVDGEVTIDDLVKGKIVVANKELDDLIIARSDGTPTYNLTVIVDDMDMSITDVVRGDDHVNNTPRQINILKALGAELPHYAHLPMILGDDGARLSKRHGAVGVMQYRDDGYLPEALLNYLVRLGWSHGDQEIFSRDEMIEFFELNQVNVSASAFNTEKLLWINHQYIMNSEPELVAKHLEWHMQQRDIDVANGPVLLEIVKAQRERSKTLVEMADASIYFYKDFTEYDAKADKKNFKQGTDVVLQVLLDTFSDVTAWQGEALHEIVLQTAEKMELKLGKVAQPLRVAVCGVGMSPSIDVTLSLLGRTKTLSRLEKAISYIKEKNN; the protein is encoded by the coding sequence ATGAGTATAAAAACACGATTTGCCCCGAGCCCAACAGGATATTTACATGTTGGTGGTGCGCGCACAGCCTTGTTTTCTTGGTTGCATGCTAAAAAAAATAACGGCAGCTTTGTCCTGCGTATCGAAGATACAGATTTAGAGCGTTCTACGCAAGAATCTGTTGATGCCATTCTGGAAGGGATGCAATGGCTTGGGCTAGATTATGACGAAGGGCCTTATTATCAGACACAAAGATTTGCTCGTTATAAAGAGATTATTCAGCAATTATTAGAGCAGGGTGATGCTTATTATTGTTACTGCTCTAAGGAAGAGTTGGAAGCTTTGCGTGAACAGCAAATGGCTAATAAAGAAAAGCCGCGCTATAACGGTAAATGCCGTGAACATGCTGAAGCTATTGATGGCGTAAATCCAGTGATTCGCTTCCGTAATCCTGTGGATGGCGAAGTTACGATAGATGATTTGGTGAAAGGTAAGATTGTGGTTGCCAATAAAGAATTGGATGATCTGATTATTGCTCGCTCTGATGGTACGCCAACCTATAATTTAACCGTTATTGTTGATGATATGGATATGAGCATTACTGATGTAGTGCGAGGTGATGACCATGTTAATAATACTCCGAGACAGATTAATATTTTAAAAGCATTGGGTGCAGAACTGCCACATTACGCACATTTACCGATGATTCTTGGTGATGATGGCGCTAGGTTATCTAAGCGTCACGGCGCTGTTGGCGTGATGCAGTATCGTGATGATGGTTATTTGCCAGAAGCGCTACTTAATTATTTGGTGAGACTGGGTTGGTCGCATGGTGATCAAGAAATATTTTCTCGTGATGAGATGATTGAATTTTTTGAGCTAAATCAGGTCAATGTGTCTGCCTCTGCCTTTAATACTGAGAAATTACTCTGGATTAATCATCAGTATATTATGAATAGTGAACCAGAATTGGTTGCGAAGCATTTAGAATGGCATATGCAGCAACGTGATATTGACGTAGCAAATGGCCCTGTATTGCTTGAGATTGTTAAAGCACAGCGTGAGCGCAGTAAAACGTTAGTAGAAATGGCTGATGCCAGTATTTATTTTTATAAAGATTTTACTGAATATGATGCCAAAGCAGATAAGAAAAACTTTAAGCAAGGCACTGATGTAGTCTTGCAGGTTTTATTAGATACTTTTAGTGACGTAACTGCATGGCAAGGTGAAGCACTGCATGAAATCGTATTGCAAACTGCTGAGAAAATGGAGCTGAAACTGGGGAAAGTCGCACAGCCATTGCGGGTTGCAGTCTGCGGGGTAGGGATGTCACCATCAATTGATGTGACGCTATCATTATTGGGTAGGACAAAAACTTTAAGTCGTCTTGAGAAAGCAATTAGCTACATTAAAGAAAAAAATAACTAG
- a CDS encoding mRNA interferase ChpB (type II toxin-antitoxin system toxin), with translation MKRRPAYVISRKIFNEHTGLAIIAPISGTIRGIKLEVILPEQLKTKGAVFIEQVAEQEIDAIRILAKLLIG, from the coding sequence ATGAAACGCAGACCTGCCTATGTTATTTCTAGAAAAATATTCAACGAACATACTGGTCTAGCTATTATTGCCCCTATTTCCGGTACCATACGAGGTATAAAATTAGAAGTTATATTGCCTGAGCAATTGAAAACAAAAGGGGCTGTTTTTATAGAACAGGTTGCGGAACAGGAAATTGATGCAATAAGAATTCTTGCCAAACTCTTAATAGGTTAA
- a CDS encoding toxin, BrnA family (type II toxin-antitoxin system toxin): MKKLEFEWDNNKDKVNISKHGVSFDEAQTAFYDEYAIQFFDPEHSESEDRFLLLGTSFKLKTIVVCHCFREEEAVIRIISARKADKDEAKAYWSERE, encoded by the coding sequence ATGAAGAAGCTTGAATTTGAATGGGATAATAACAAAGATAAGGTAAACATTTCAAAGCATGGTGTTTCGTTTGATGAAGCTCAAACCGCTTTTTATGATGAATACGCGATTCAATTCTTTGATCCTGAACATTCTGAAAGCGAAGACCGCTTTCTTCTGCTTGGTACAAGCTTTAAATTAAAAACCATTGTTGTTTGTCACTGCTTTAGGGAGGAAGAAGCCGTTATTAGAATCATTTCTGCTAGAAAAGCAGATAAAGATGAAGCAAAAGCGTATTGGAGTGAAAGAGAATGA
- a CDS encoding N-glycosyltransferase StaG: MSKIIILIEPAEGHFDPFVPIIKSLLARGHEIVCITGKNFQQRIDRLGVTFYPLPAKWDPGKQDIYEFFPDLKNKKGLAQIKSYLKHVMYGQVPDILQVLNKVLADFPAEVIISDTFMVAGNWITELGGPPSARLSVISLSLPDKDMAPFGLGLLPGKSVFSKLRNNLLNVLFEKLLFRDVQSYINNIRTQVGLPVFDKSFFVKGYEIPNLVLHTSIPSFEYPRDSMPDNFRFIGVTLVTPNDEYKMPIWWSAVDQDLPIILLNQGTVAMNFDDLIYPAIAALKDKQVNVVIVPASVSDLPELPDNMHAEPYIPFGNLLPYIDIMVCNGGRGAVQNALALGIPVIVAGATEDKMEVAARVEYTGVGINLGKQRPTEHIISKAVDNILQNPVFKQKAVELQNDYAKYDAAKLAVEAIEQLISETK, translated from the coding sequence ATGAGTAAAATAATCATCCTTATTGAACCTGCTGAAGGTCATTTCGATCCTTTTGTTCCTATTATTAAAAGTTTGCTAGCACGTGGGCATGAGATCGTCTGTATTACTGGCAAGAATTTTCAACAACGCATAGATCGTCTTGGCGTTACTTTTTATCCTTTACCTGCTAAGTGGGATCCAGGAAAGCAGGATATTTATGAGTTTTTTCCTGACTTGAAAAATAAAAAAGGTTTGGCACAGATCAAATCTTATTTAAAGCATGTCATGTATGGTCAAGTACCCGATATTTTGCAGGTTTTAAATAAGGTTTTAGCCGATTTTCCTGCCGAAGTGATTATTAGTGACACGTTTATGGTTGCGGGAAATTGGATAACTGAGTTAGGTGGCCCACCGAGTGCCAGGTTGTCTGTTATTTCTTTAAGTTTACCTGATAAAGATATGGCTCCTTTTGGTTTGGGCTTATTGCCAGGAAAATCTGTCTTTAGCAAATTAAGAAACAATCTTTTAAATGTACTTTTCGAAAAGCTATTATTTAGAGATGTACAAAGCTATATTAATAATATTAGAACGCAAGTTGGGCTGCCAGTTTTTGATAAAAGTTTTTTTGTTAAAGGCTATGAAATTCCAAACCTAGTATTGCACACCTCAATCCCATCCTTTGAGTATCCTCGGGATAGCATGCCAGACAACTTCCGCTTCATTGGAGTTACTCTGGTAACGCCTAATGATGAATATAAAATGCCGATTTGGTGGTCAGCGGTTGATCAAGATTTACCCATTATTTTGCTAAATCAAGGCACGGTTGCGATGAATTTTGATGATCTCATTTACCCTGCAATTGCAGCATTAAAAGATAAGCAGGTTAACGTAGTGATTGTACCTGCATCGGTCAGTGACTTGCCTGAATTGCCAGATAACATGCATGCTGAGCCTTATATCCCTTTTGGTAATTTATTGCCTTATATTGATATTATGGTTTGCAATGGTGGGCGAGGGGCGGTACAAAATGCACTTGCTCTCGGTATTCCAGTTATTGTTGCGGGTGCGACCGAAGATAAGATGGAAGTTGCGGCGCGAGTTGAGTATACGGGGGTGGGGATTAACCTTGGTAAACAGCGTCCTACTGAGCACATAATTAGCAAGGCTGTAGACAATATATTACAGAACCCTGTTTTTAAGCAAAAAGCGGTAGAGTTACAAAATGACTACGCAAAATACGATGCAGCAAAACTTGCTGTTGAGGCAATTGAACAATTAATAAGTGAGACTAAATAG
- a CDS encoding two-component system, sensor histidine kinase LadS, which produces MSFSMPLVLLTLCSLCMRGSFVIFLWVFLFAQIVKSEPLIPSIVLSTDKTSYSFAGKLTYLKDANSSLSFLDVQQQKVQESFKLIEQNNLSLGYIRPTIWLKFSVLNNASPEKNWLLLFDYPLLDEIEIFSKNSSGHWQQELLGDSLPFQQRPFVHRIFVTELNIEQHQYQEFYVRVKTSSSMQIRLLITSTEAFFARELSNEMFYGVIYGIMLLMAVYNLFLYLAVRDKSYLVYIFSVLSGSLFIMALNGHAYQYLWPESPNFANTAIPLSSSLWIVFTSTFTQIFLETKRFAPRLYYAINALIFCATCSVLFSMLGEYQLAIKLATGLALVNNILILVTSIICWLNGNRFARFFVAAWSVYGLGVALLVLSRYGWLADNFVTHNSAALGLLVEIIMLSLALSDKYRVLTAELASYAQELESKVALRTEELEASNQQLKDLSLSDPLTGLPNRRHFDQQLKLEWLQLLRETKPLSILVCDVDQFKHINDHYGHQYGDKCLQTIAEIIMQVVLRPRDIPARIGGDEFIVLLPDTDTQGAELLARKISAGVAQAAIQQAPDAQFDIVTLSIGVATLIPDINKNVNELFALADRHLYQAKESGRNGVVASID; this is translated from the coding sequence ATGAGTTTCAGTATGCCGCTTGTCTTATTAACTTTATGTTCATTATGCATGCGCGGCTCATTCGTTATTTTTCTATGGGTGTTTTTATTTGCGCAAATAGTCAAAAGTGAGCCATTAATTCCCTCTATTGTACTCAGTACAGATAAAACATCGTATTCATTTGCAGGGAAATTAACTTATCTTAAAGATGCAAATAGCAGCCTATCATTTTTGGATGTGCAGCAGCAAAAAGTCCAGGAGTCATTTAAACTGATAGAGCAGAATAACCTCTCTCTTGGTTATATTAGGCCTACTATTTGGTTGAAATTTAGTGTCTTAAATAATGCATCACCAGAGAAAAACTGGCTGTTATTATTTGATTACCCGCTATTAGATGAAATTGAAATTTTCTCCAAAAATTCATCGGGCCATTGGCAGCAAGAGTTGTTAGGAGATAGTTTGCCCTTTCAGCAACGCCCCTTTGTTCACCGTATCTTTGTTACTGAGCTCAATATTGAGCAGCATCAGTATCAGGAGTTCTATGTTAGAGTAAAAACCTCCAGCTCTATGCAGATAAGGTTGTTAATTACGTCAACAGAAGCATTTTTTGCACGTGAATTAAGCAATGAGATGTTTTACGGGGTGATCTACGGCATTATGCTATTAATGGCGGTTTATAACCTTTTTCTTTATCTGGCGGTACGTGATAAATCTTATTTGGTGTACATTTTTTCAGTACTTTCAGGCAGCTTATTTATTATGGCTTTGAATGGCCATGCATATCAATATTTATGGCCTGAGTCCCCTAATTTTGCCAATACGGCAATCCCCTTGTCTTCATCATTGTGGATCGTATTTACATCCACCTTTACGCAAATATTTCTAGAAACCAAGCGTTTTGCGCCACGATTATATTATGCGATAAATGCTCTGATTTTTTGTGCAACCTGTTCCGTTTTATTTAGCATGTTGGGTGAATATCAGTTAGCGATTAAACTAGCGACAGGTTTGGCATTGGTCAATAATATCTTAATTTTAGTCACTAGTATTATTTGTTGGTTAAATGGTAATCGATTTGCCCGATTTTTTGTGGCGGCATGGTCAGTATACGGCTTGGGGGTTGCTCTGCTGGTCTTGAGTCGATATGGTTGGTTGGCAGATAACTTTGTGACTCATAATTCAGCGGCACTAGGCTTACTGGTAGAAATTATTATGTTGTCACTGGCATTAAGTGATAAATACAGAGTTTTAACCGCCGAATTAGCCAGTTATGCACAAGAACTAGAGAGTAAAGTCGCGTTGCGAACTGAAGAGCTGGAAGCAAGCAATCAGCAACTTAAAGACCTTTCACTTTCGGATCCATTAACGGGCTTACCTAACCGGCGTCATTTTGATCAACAACTGAAGCTGGAATGGTTGCAATTACTAAGAGAGACAAAACCTCTGTCTATTTTGGTGTGTGATGTTGATCAGTTTAAGCACATTAATGATCATTACGGGCATCAGTATGGTGATAAGTGCTTACAAACGATTGCCGAGATTATCATGCAAGTGGTACTCCGGCCTCGAGATATACCAGCACGTATTGGCGGTGATGAATTTATTGTATTACTTCCGGATACGGATACCCAGGGAGCTGAATTGCTTGCCAGAAAAATCAGCGCAGGTGTTGCGCAAGCGGCCATACAGCAAGCCCCTGATGCACAATTTGATATTGTCACTTTGAGTATTGGTGTGGCGACACTTATCCCTGATATAAATAAAAATGTTAATGAGCTTTTTGCCTTGGCTGATAGACATTTGTATCAGGCGAAAGAAAGTGGGCGCAATGGGGTGGTTGCATCGATTGATTAA
- a CDS encoding flagellar biosynthesis protein: protein MPKTYHTADLAVALKYDGKNAPKVTAKGEGISAEQILAIAEQHGIPLQTEPELTKILAQIPLGDEIPNELYTAVAEVIAFAYYLSGKTPDDLKS, encoded by the coding sequence ATGCCCAAAACCTACCACACTGCTGACTTGGCTGTTGCCCTCAAATACGATGGCAAAAACGCTCCAAAAGTCACCGCTAAAGGTGAAGGCATAAGCGCAGAACAAATTCTGGCAATAGCCGAACAACACGGCATTCCCCTACAAACCGAACCTGAACTCACCAAGATATTAGCGCAAATCCCATTAGGTGATGAAATACCCAATGAACTCTATACCGCAGTCGCAGAAGTGATTGCTTTCGCCTATTATTTAAGTGGCAAAACCCCTGACGACCTTAAATCATGA